From Micromonospora echinospora, one genomic window encodes:
- the rpsT gene encoding 30S ribosomal protein S20 — protein sequence MANIKSQIKRNRQNEKRRLRNKSVKSSLKTAVRKFHEAVAAGDTEKATVLMRDASRKLDKAVSKGVIHANQAANRKSAIAQRVHSLSA from the coding sequence GTGGCGAACATCAAGTCCCAGATCAAGCGCAACCGGCAGAACGAGAAGCGCCGGCTGCGTAACAAGTCGGTCAAGTCGTCGCTGAAGACTGCCGTCCGCAAGTTCCACGAGGCCGTTGCGGCCGGCGACACCGAGAAGGCCACCGTGCTCATGCGGGACGCCTCCCGCAAGCTGGACAAGGCCGTCAGCAAGGGTGTGATCCACGCCAACCAGGCCGCGAACCGCAAGTCCGCGATCGCCCAGCGCGTGCACTCCCTCTCCGCCTGA
- the lepA gene encoding translation elongation factor 4, with protein sequence MPPMLDSGANAPGATDPGRIRNFCIIAHIDHGKSTLADRMLQLTEVVDPRQMRAQYLDRMDIERERGITIKSQAVRMPWTVREGERKGEHAVLNMIDTPGHVDFTYEVSRSLAACEGAVLLVDAAQGIEAQTLANLYLALENDLHVIPVLNKIDLPAAQPEKYAEELAHLIGCQPEDCIRVSGKTGEGVPYLLDEIVRQFIPPVGEAEAPARAMIFDSVYDVYRGVVTYVRVIDGRISARDRIKMMSTGAVHELLEIGVISPEMKKADALGVGEVGYLITGVKDVRQSRVGDTVTINSRPASEALGGYKDPKPMVYSGLYPIDGSDYPNLRDALDKLKLNDAALTYEPETSGALGFGFRCGFLGLLHLEIIRERLEREFNLDLISTAPNVVYRAIQEDGEEVVVTNPSEYPTGKIAEVYEPTVRATVLTPNDYVGAVMELCQGRRGNLLGMDYLSADRVELRYTLPLAEIIFDFFDQLKSRTKGYASLDYEPSGEQSSDLVKVDILLHGEPVDAFSAIVHKDKAYNYGTTIAAKLRTLIPRQQFEVPIQAAIGSRVIARETIRAIRKDVLAKCYGGDISRKRKLLEKQKEGKKRMKMVGRVEVPQEAFIAALSSDSGGDGKGAGKK encoded by the coding sequence GTGCCACCGATGCTCGACTCCGGCGCGAACGCTCCTGGTGCCACCGACCCGGGGCGCATCAGGAACTTCTGCATCATCGCCCACATCGACCACGGGAAGTCGACCCTGGCCGACCGGATGCTCCAGCTCACCGAGGTGGTGGATCCCCGGCAGATGCGCGCGCAGTACCTCGACCGGATGGACATCGAGCGGGAGCGCGGCATCACCATCAAGAGCCAGGCGGTCCGGATGCCGTGGACCGTCCGGGAGGGCGAGCGCAAGGGCGAGCACGCCGTCCTGAACATGATCGACACTCCCGGGCACGTCGACTTCACCTACGAGGTGTCCCGGTCGCTCGCCGCCTGCGAGGGTGCGGTGCTGCTGGTCGACGCCGCGCAGGGCATCGAGGCGCAGACTCTGGCGAACCTCTACCTCGCGCTCGAGAACGACCTGCACGTCATCCCGGTGCTCAACAAGATCGACCTGCCGGCCGCCCAGCCGGAGAAGTACGCCGAGGAGTTGGCCCACCTGATCGGCTGCCAACCGGAGGACTGCATCCGGGTCTCCGGCAAGACCGGCGAGGGCGTGCCGTACCTGCTGGACGAGATCGTCCGGCAGTTCATCCCGCCGGTCGGCGAGGCCGAGGCCCCGGCCCGCGCGATGATCTTCGACTCGGTGTACGACGTCTACCGGGGCGTGGTCACCTACGTCCGGGTGATCGACGGGCGGATCAGCGCCCGCGACCGGATCAAGATGATGTCCACCGGCGCGGTGCACGAGCTGCTGGAGATCGGCGTCATCTCCCCGGAGATGAAGAAGGCCGACGCGCTCGGCGTCGGCGAGGTGGGTTATCTGATCACCGGCGTGAAGGACGTCCGCCAGTCCCGGGTGGGTGACACGGTCACCATCAACTCCCGGCCGGCGTCCGAGGCACTCGGCGGCTACAAGGACCCGAAGCCGATGGTCTACTCGGGTCTCTACCCGATCGACGGCTCGGACTACCCGAACCTCCGTGACGCCCTGGACAAGCTCAAGCTCAACGACGCCGCCCTGACGTACGAGCCGGAGACCTCGGGGGCGCTCGGCTTCGGCTTCCGCTGCGGCTTCCTCGGCCTGCTGCACCTGGAGATCATCCGGGAGCGGCTGGAGCGGGAGTTCAACCTGGACCTGATCTCCACCGCCCCGAACGTGGTCTACCGGGCCATCCAGGAGGACGGCGAGGAGGTGGTGGTCACCAACCCGAGCGAGTACCCGACCGGCAAGATCGCCGAGGTGTACGAGCCGACGGTGCGGGCCACCGTGCTCACCCCGAACGACTACGTCGGCGCGGTGATGGAGTTGTGCCAGGGGCGGCGCGGCAACCTGCTCGGCATGGACTACCTCTCCGCCGACCGGGTGGAGCTGCGTTACACGCTTCCCCTCGCGGAGATCATCTTCGACTTCTTCGACCAGCTCAAGAGCCGGACGAAGGGGTACGCCTCGCTCGACTACGAGCCCTCCGGCGAGCAGTCGTCCGACCTGGTCAAGGTGGATATCCTCCTGCACGGCGAGCCGGTCGACGCGTTCAGCGCGATCGTGCACAAGGACAAGGCGTACAACTACGGCACCACGATCGCCGCGAAGCTGCGCACCCTCATCCCGCGCCAGCAGTTCGAGGTGCCGATCCAGGCGGCCATCGGCAGCCGGGTCATCGCCCGGGAGACCATCCGGGCGATCCGCAAGGACGTGCTCGCCAAGTGCTACGGCGGTGACATCAGCCGGAAGCGCAAGCTGCTGGAGAAGCAGAAGGAGGGCAAGAAGCGGATGAAGATGGTCGGCCGGGTGGAGGTCCCCCAGGAGGCGTTCATCGCCGCGCTCTCCTCCGACAGCGGCGGCGACGGCAAGGGCGCGGGGAAGAAGTAG
- a CDS encoding carbohydrate ABC transporter permease: MSTLTDTPKAAAGREKPARRRPRVDRLPYLLLLPCLAIIAVLLLWPLGQVVWMSFHRLNNVRQLRGDREWPWIGLENYVQILSDPFFRTVLRNTVLFAVANVALTMILGTLVGLLLNRLGKRMATFVGSCVMLAWATPALTGTIVWKWIFDDTSGLVTWLFNALPDGLSQALFGRTDWTGYGWFNSPLLFFAILTLVVVWHSFPFIAVSVLAGLKSVPSELHEAARVDGAGPWRVFWKVTFPLLRPVFGILIVLSTIWDFKVFTQQFVLAGGTQDRPTFMLSIYSYAEAFSPPPKYGLGAAIAVILTLILLVVTGLYVRMVLKQEEE; this comes from the coding sequence GTGAGCACCCTGACCGACACACCGAAGGCCGCCGCCGGACGGGAGAAGCCCGCGCGGCGGCGGCCCCGGGTGGACCGCCTCCCGTACCTGCTGCTCCTGCCCTGCCTGGCGATCATCGCCGTGCTGCTGCTCTGGCCGCTCGGCCAGGTGGTGTGGATGTCGTTCCACCGGCTGAACAACGTCCGCCAGCTGCGCGGCGACCGGGAGTGGCCGTGGATCGGGCTGGAGAACTACGTCCAGATCCTCAGCGACCCCTTCTTCCGGACGGTGCTGCGCAACACCGTGCTCTTCGCGGTGGCCAACGTGGCGCTGACGATGATCCTGGGCACGCTGGTCGGGCTCCTGCTCAACCGGCTCGGCAAGCGGATGGCGACCTTCGTCGGCAGCTGCGTGATGCTCGCCTGGGCCACCCCGGCACTGACCGGCACCATCGTCTGGAAGTGGATCTTCGACGACACCAGCGGTCTGGTGACCTGGCTGTTCAACGCGCTGCCGGACGGGCTGTCCCAGGCGCTCTTCGGCCGCACCGACTGGACCGGCTACGGCTGGTTCAACTCCCCGCTGCTCTTCTTCGCCATCCTCACCCTGGTGGTGGTCTGGCACTCGTTCCCGTTCATCGCGGTCAGCGTGCTCGCCGGGCTGAAGAGCGTGCCGAGTGAGCTGCACGAGGCGGCCCGGGTGGACGGGGCCGGTCCGTGGCGGGTCTTCTGGAAGGTCACCTTCCCGCTGCTGCGCCCGGTCTTCGGCATCCTGATCGTGCTCTCCACCATCTGGGACTTCAAGGTCTTCACCCAGCAGTTCGTGCTGGCCGGCGGCACCCAGGACCGGCCGACGTTCATGCTCTCCATCTACTCGTACGCGGAGGCGTTCTCGCCACCGCCGAAGTACGGCCTCGGCGCGGCGATCGCGGTGATCCTCACCCTGATCCTGCTCGTGGTGACCGGCCTCTACGTCCGCATGGTGCTCAAGCAGGAGGAGGAGTGA
- a CDS encoding DUF4240 domain-containing protein — MLDVDDFWALIEGSATVTGQPDERLAWLTDHLAGRTPAEVVDFALRLDETRRRADTWRLWAAASRICDGYCSDDGFHYFQVWLVGLGRETFDRVVADPDTLADVPQVRRLAGRSVGDWADDEWPDWESLDYVAGEAYERITGVHEGLDEAIEARGRERSFSPDPRDEQEDLGDPAEFARRYPRLAELFPATGR; from the coding sequence GTGCTGGATGTCGACGACTTCTGGGCCCTGATCGAGGGTTCCGCCACGGTCACCGGGCAGCCCGACGAACGGCTGGCCTGGCTCACCGACCACCTCGCCGGGCGCACCCCCGCCGAGGTGGTGGACTTCGCCCTCCGGCTGGACGAGACCCGCCGCCGGGCCGACACCTGGCGGCTCTGGGCCGCCGCGTCGCGGATCTGCGACGGGTACTGCTCCGACGACGGTTTCCACTACTTCCAGGTCTGGCTCGTCGGGCTCGGCCGGGAGACCTTCGACCGGGTGGTCGCCGACCCGGACACGCTCGCCGACGTGCCGCAGGTGCGCCGCCTCGCCGGTCGGTCGGTCGGGGACTGGGCCGACGACGAGTGGCCGGACTGGGAGAGCCTGGACTACGTGGCCGGCGAGGCGTACGAGCGGATCACCGGCGTCCACGAGGGGCTGGACGAGGCGATCGAGGCGCGCGGCCGGGAGCGCAGCTTCTCCCCGGACCCGCGGGACGAGCAGGAGGACCTGGGTGACCCGGCCGAGTTCGCCCGCCGGTACCCCCGGCTCGCCGAGCTGTTCCCGGCGACCGGCAGGTGA
- the holA gene encoding DNA polymerase III subunit delta, giving the protein MGGVTPASLAPILLVLGDEELLATRAVSQAVAETRAVDPDVDVREYQAGSLTVGEIAEMLSPSLFGGRRVLILRAGQDARKDLVTALLAYAKDPDPEVCLVVLHVGGAKGKAFADGLRAAGATVVPAAKLKGDRERVAFVRDEIRRAGGRCTDDAAHALLAAVGNDLRELAAACSQLMADTDGRIDADTVARYYRGRAEVSGFTVADAVMVGDVPAALEALRWALHVGVDPVPIADALADGVRTVARVASAGRGDPYQLASTLGMPAWKIRTAQQRARGWTPEGLVRAMQVAAECNAAVKGGADDRAYALERAVFSVAAARQGSTR; this is encoded by the coding sequence ATGGGCGGCGTGACCCCCGCCAGCCTCGCTCCCATTCTGCTCGTCCTCGGCGACGAGGAACTGCTCGCCACGCGCGCCGTTTCCCAGGCCGTCGCCGAGACCCGCGCCGTCGACCCCGACGTGGACGTCCGGGAGTACCAGGCCGGCAGTCTCACCGTCGGCGAGATCGCCGAGATGCTCAGCCCGTCCCTCTTCGGCGGGCGGCGGGTGCTGATCCTCCGTGCCGGCCAGGACGCCCGCAAGGACCTGGTGACCGCGCTGCTGGCGTACGCGAAGGACCCGGACCCGGAGGTCTGCCTGGTCGTGCTGCACGTGGGCGGAGCCAAGGGCAAGGCGTTCGCCGACGGGCTGCGGGCCGCCGGGGCCACGGTGGTCCCGGCGGCGAAGCTGAAGGGCGACCGGGAACGGGTGGCCTTCGTCCGCGACGAGATCCGGCGCGCCGGGGGCAGGTGCACCGACGACGCCGCCCACGCGTTGCTCGCCGCCGTCGGCAACGACCTGCGTGAACTGGCCGCGGCCTGCTCCCAGCTCATGGCCGACACCGACGGGCGGATCGACGCCGACACGGTGGCCCGCTACTACCGGGGGCGGGCCGAGGTGAGCGGTTTCACCGTGGCCGACGCCGTCATGGTCGGTGACGTGCCCGCCGCCCTGGAAGCCCTGCGCTGGGCCCTGCACGTCGGCGTCGACCCGGTCCCGATCGCCGACGCGCTCGCCGACGGGGTGCGGACGGTGGCCCGGGTCGCCTCGGCCGGTCGCGGGGACCCGTACCAGCTCGCCAGCACCCTCGGCATGCCCGCCTGGAAGATCAGGACCGCCCAGCAGCGGGCCCGGGGCTGGACGCCGGAGGGACTGGTACGCGCGATGCAGGTGGCCGCCGAGTGCAACGCGGCGGTCAAGGGAGGTGCGGACGACCGGGCGTACGCGCTGGAACGAGCGGTCTTCTCGGTGGCGGCGGCCCGGCAGGGCAGTACCCGGTGA
- a CDS encoding DUF4240 domain-containing protein: MRTDDFWQLIDRARAGAGEPGAVAARAVALLAERTPEEIVGYAHHQRRVLAASYRVDLWGAAYLINGGASDDGFEYFRGWLMTQGRAVFARAVTDPDSLAELPRVRAAALSGEEFECEDMLAVPWDAYRKATATELPADRDPVAQPDLNDFWDFDDEEEARRRLPRLAALFTEPPAE, from the coding sequence ATGAGGACCGACGACTTCTGGCAGCTGATCGACCGGGCCCGGGCGGGCGCCGGGGAGCCCGGGGCGGTCGCCGCACGGGCGGTCGCGCTGCTCGCCGAGCGGACCCCAGAAGAGATCGTCGGGTACGCGCACCACCAGCGGCGGGTGCTGGCCGCCTCGTACCGAGTCGACCTCTGGGGCGCGGCCTACCTGATCAACGGCGGTGCCTCGGACGACGGGTTCGAGTACTTCCGGGGCTGGCTGATGACCCAGGGCCGGGCGGTGTTCGCCCGGGCGGTCACCGACCCGGACTCGCTGGCCGAACTGCCCCGGGTGCGGGCCGCCGCGCTCAGCGGCGAGGAGTTCGAGTGCGAGGACATGCTGGCGGTGCCGTGGGACGCGTACCGGAAGGCCACCGCGACGGAGCTGCCGGCGGACCGGGACCCGGTCGCCCAGCCCGACCTGAACGACTTCTGGGACTTCGACGACGAGGAGGAGGCCCGGCGGCGGCTGCCCCGGCTGGCCGCCCTCTTCACGGAACCTCCCGCCGAGTGA
- a CDS encoding GlsB/YeaQ/YmgE family stress response membrane protein — MELTVWGIITALIVGLIVGALGRLVVPGRQNMPIWLHMLIGVGAALLGTIVARAAGFATTAGVDWRELLLQIAFAAIGVALVSGVGRRRHVTHR; from the coding sequence GTGGAGCTCACCGTCTGGGGAATCATCACTGCGCTCATCGTTGGTCTCATCGTCGGCGCGCTCGGCCGTCTGGTCGTCCCGGGCCGGCAGAACATGCCGATCTGGCTGCACATGCTGATCGGTGTCGGCGCCGCGCTGCTGGGCACGATCGTGGCCCGTGCCGCCGGGTTCGCCACCACTGCCGGTGTCGACTGGCGGGAGCTGCTGCTCCAGATCGCCTTCGCCGCCATCGGTGTCGCGCTGGTGTCGGGCGTCGGCCGTCGTCGCCACGTCACGCACCGGTAA
- a CDS encoding phosphotransferase, translating into MRAVSLPPMSYAVTAERPSWADLPAGLRGAVATRLGAPVRSVRVASAGFTRGFAGVLETADGGRVFVKAASTADQPHLVSWYAREAAILDRLPAGLPVPRPRWTLEAAGWFALGLTAVDGRVPELPWSAADLTATLAGYAEVAAALAVPPADLVAVGLPRLADLAYEDLTWWREVATGREARPGPCPVAGGWEEILPELVRLESLLPGYALTGGLAHGDLRLDNVLVDRSGRAWFCDWTWLCQGPAWFDLAGLLLTAYGSGLDADALFADHPVTAGAPPDALDATLAALSGYYLTGANAAPGTASPHIRAHRLFSGGLALDWLADRRGWPRPAR; encoded by the coding sequence ATGCGCGCGGTCTCGCTACCCCCGATGTCGTACGCCGTCACCGCCGAACGTCCGTCCTGGGCGGACCTGCCGGCCGGGCTGCGCGGCGCGGTGGCCACGCGGCTCGGCGCGCCGGTGCGGTCGGTCCGGGTCGCGTCGGCCGGCTTCACCCGGGGCTTCGCCGGGGTGCTGGAGACCGCCGACGGCGGACGGGTCTTCGTCAAGGCGGCGTCAACGGCCGACCAGCCCCACCTGGTCTCCTGGTACGCCCGGGAGGCCGCCATCCTCGACCGGCTCCCGGCCGGGCTGCCGGTGCCCCGGCCCCGGTGGACCCTGGAGGCGGCCGGCTGGTTCGCGCTGGGGCTGACCGCGGTGGACGGACGGGTGCCGGAGTTGCCCTGGTCCGCCGCCGACCTCACCGCCACCCTGGCGGGGTACGCGGAGGTCGCCGCCGCGCTCGCCGTGCCCCCGGCCGACCTGGTCGCGGTGGGCCTGCCCCGCCTCGCCGACCTGGCCTACGAGGACCTCACCTGGTGGCGGGAGGTGGCCACCGGGCGGGAGGCCAGGCCGGGCCCCTGCCCCGTTGCCGGCGGCTGGGAGGAGATCCTGCCCGAACTGGTCCGGCTGGAGTCGCTGCTGCCCGGGTACGCCCTGACCGGCGGCCTGGCCCACGGCGACCTCCGCCTGGACAACGTGCTGGTCGACCGGTCCGGCCGGGCGTGGTTCTGCGACTGGACGTGGCTCTGCCAGGGGCCGGCCTGGTTCGACCTGGCCGGGCTGCTGCTCACCGCGTACGGCAGCGGCCTGGACGCGGACGCCCTCTTCGCCGACCACCCGGTGACGGCCGGGGCGCCGCCGGACGCGCTGGACGCCACCCTGGCGGCCCTGTCCGGCTACTACCTCACCGGTGCCAACGCGGCGCCGGGCACCGCCTCGCCGCACATCCGGGCGCACCGCCTCTTCAGCGGCGGTCTCGCCCTCGACTGGCTCGCCGACCGGCGCGGCTGGCCCCGGCCCGCCCGTTGA
- a CDS encoding sugar ABC transporter substrate-binding protein — protein sequence MNRWKRLAPVTAVVASAAMLIAGCGGSDEGQSADNSKLTVWMMGEGSEAQTAFLDGVEAEFKKKHPETDVVVQYIPWLEAPKKFQAALAGGEGPDITELGNTETQGWAAQEALADLSGRMDGWADGKDILPDLVKNAQLDGKQYGLPWYAGVRAMYYRTDWFAEAGVQPPTTWDQLVAAAKAVQAKKPGTYGIALPGNSELPFYSFLWSAGAEIATKQGDTWKSGYNTPEAQKAVKFWTDMVTVHKVAPPAAAGWNEIDARTQFATGKAAMAFAGSWQQGAIKKDNPEIEKVWGTFPIPGPDGKPAPAFAGGSDLGIWEDSERKDLAWDYLTVLLNKKNAKTFADSLGFFPVYQDLVAGGEYANDKVMAAFATTLQNTKLTPLTPKWVEVSRTKTTTQAMNSSVMKGQKTVEQATADAAAEMESILNAK from the coding sequence GTGAACAGGTGGAAACGGCTGGCCCCGGTCACCGCCGTCGTGGCCTCGGCCGCGATGTTGATCGCCGGCTGTGGTGGCTCCGACGAGGGTCAGTCAGCTGATAACAGCAAGTTGACGGTCTGGATGATGGGCGAGGGAAGCGAGGCGCAGACCGCCTTCCTCGACGGCGTCGAGGCCGAGTTCAAGAAGAAGCACCCCGAGACGGACGTGGTGGTCCAGTACATCCCGTGGCTCGAGGCGCCGAAGAAGTTCCAGGCCGCGCTCGCCGGCGGCGAAGGGCCGGACATCACCGAGCTGGGCAACACCGAGACGCAGGGCTGGGCCGCGCAGGAGGCGCTGGCCGACCTGAGTGGTCGGATGGACGGCTGGGCCGACGGCAAGGACATCCTGCCCGACCTGGTGAAGAACGCGCAGCTCGACGGTAAGCAGTACGGCCTGCCCTGGTACGCGGGCGTGCGGGCGATGTACTACCGCACCGACTGGTTCGCCGAGGCCGGCGTGCAGCCGCCGACGACCTGGGACCAGCTCGTCGCCGCTGCCAAGGCAGTCCAGGCGAAGAAGCCGGGCACCTACGGCATCGCCCTGCCGGGCAACTCCGAGCTGCCCTTCTACTCGTTCCTCTGGAGCGCCGGGGCCGAAATCGCCACCAAGCAGGGCGACACCTGGAAGTCCGGCTACAACACCCCGGAGGCCCAGAAGGCGGTCAAGTTCTGGACCGACATGGTGACCGTGCACAAGGTGGCCCCGCCGGCTGCCGCCGGGTGGAACGAGATCGACGCCCGCACCCAGTTCGCCACCGGCAAGGCGGCGATGGCGTTCGCCGGCAGTTGGCAGCAGGGCGCGATCAAGAAGGACAACCCCGAGATCGAGAAGGTCTGGGGCACCTTCCCCATCCCCGGCCCGGACGGCAAGCCGGCCCCGGCCTTCGCGGGCGGCTCCGACCTGGGCATCTGGGAGGACAGCGAGCGCAAGGACCTCGCCTGGGACTACCTCACCGTGCTGCTGAACAAGAAGAACGCCAAGACCTTCGCCGACAGTCTGGGCTTCTTCCCGGTCTACCAGGACCTGGTCGCCGGCGGTGAGTACGCCAACGACAAGGTCATGGCGGCGTTCGCCACCACCCTCCAGAACACCAAGCTCACGCCTCTCACCCCGAAGTGGGTGGAGGTCAGCCGGACCAAGACGACGACCCAGGCGATGAACAGCTCGGTGATGAAGGGCCAGAAGACGGTGGAGCAGGCCACCGCCGACGCGGCGGCCGAGATGGAAAGCATCCTCAACGCCAAGTGA
- a CDS encoding ComEC/Rec2 family competence protein: MTRPDIAPGPAHPAGDPAPDLRLAGLAGAAWLTALAGLHLSAPVGALLATVAAVLAGTLAVHLLGRLGRPREPVRRYGWIAVAVLLGVVCGGAATSARLTARDAAVIRALTHTRAPVTADLVVRDDPRPVRGAAGRPAMLLVSADLVTVTGPDGRRVDAPVRLLVLATDPAWRPLLPGQRLTAEGRLAEPRGGDLTGAVLTASGPPTPLGEPSRAQRVAGTLRAGLQRACAPLPDDPGGLLPGLVVGDTSRLPPAVEEDFEATGMTHLNAVSGSNVAIVVGAVLLLARWARAGPRLAVVLCGLALVGFVILVRPSPSVVRAATMGAIGLAALAAGRSRAALPALAAAVTVLVLVDPELAGDPGFALSVLATAGLLLLAPRWRDGLRRRGVPAGLAEALAVPAAAQLACGPVVAGLSGTVSLVAVPANLLAVPAIAPATVLGVVSAVLSPVWPAAAEFVAWLASWPAWWLVSVAQYGARLPAGTLPWPGGVAGGLLLAALTVALLVAARRTVVRRAVAVVGVAAVLGALPVRLVASGWPPAGWVVAVCAVGQGDLVVLPVAAGRAVVVDAGPDPAAADGCLRRLGVRQVSLLVVSHFHADHTAGVGGVFRSRRVSAVVTPRWPEPEAGRDLVRSAATVGGAPVAPVGAGWTFRAGRVALDLLGPPYPIRGTRSDPNNNSVVLLARVDGVRILLAGDAETEEQRAMLDRAPSGTLRVDVLKVAHHGSAYQDPAFLDATRPAVALVPVGVDNDYGHPNPAVLSRLARGGARVLRTDTEGDLAVVTVDGRLAVVARGVEPGRRR, from the coding sequence GTGACCCGCCCCGACATCGCACCCGGCCCGGCGCACCCGGCCGGCGATCCGGCCCCTGACCTGCGGCTGGCCGGGCTCGCCGGGGCGGCCTGGCTGACCGCTCTAGCCGGACTGCACCTCTCCGCCCCGGTCGGTGCGCTGCTGGCCACGGTCGCCGCCGTCCTCGCCGGCACGCTCGCCGTCCACCTGCTCGGCCGGCTCGGTCGACCGCGCGAACCCGTCCGGCGGTACGGGTGGATCGCCGTCGCCGTGCTGCTCGGCGTGGTCTGCGGCGGCGCGGCCACCAGCGCCCGGTTGACCGCCCGGGACGCGGCCGTCATCCGTGCCCTGACCCACACCCGTGCCCCGGTCACCGCGGACCTGGTCGTCCGGGACGATCCGCGTCCCGTCCGGGGCGCGGCCGGTCGACCGGCCATGCTGCTGGTCTCGGCCGACCTGGTCACCGTGACCGGGCCGGACGGGCGACGGGTCGACGCCCCGGTCCGCCTCCTGGTGCTCGCCACCGACCCGGCGTGGCGTCCGCTCCTGCCCGGCCAACGGCTGACCGCCGAGGGGCGGCTTGCCGAGCCACGCGGCGGCGACCTGACCGGCGCGGTGCTCACCGCCAGCGGCCCACCGACGCCGCTAGGTGAGCCCAGCCGGGCGCAGCGCGTCGCCGGCACCCTCCGCGCCGGGCTGCAACGAGCCTGTGCCCCGCTGCCGGACGACCCGGGTGGGCTGCTGCCCGGTCTGGTGGTCGGCGACACCAGCCGGCTGCCACCGGCCGTGGAGGAGGACTTCGAGGCCACCGGCATGACCCACCTGAACGCCGTCTCCGGCTCCAACGTGGCGATCGTGGTGGGCGCGGTGCTGCTGCTCGCCCGCTGGGCGCGGGCCGGCCCCCGACTGGCCGTCGTGCTCTGCGGGCTCGCCCTGGTCGGGTTCGTCATCCTGGTCCGACCGTCCCCGAGCGTCGTGCGGGCGGCCACCATGGGCGCGATCGGACTGGCCGCGCTCGCCGCCGGACGGTCCCGGGCTGCGCTGCCCGCCCTGGCCGCCGCCGTGACCGTGCTCGTGCTGGTCGACCCGGAGCTGGCCGGTGATCCCGGGTTCGCCCTCTCCGTCCTGGCCACCGCCGGGCTGCTGCTGCTCGCCCCACGGTGGCGTGACGGACTGCGCCGGCGCGGCGTACCGGCTGGTCTGGCCGAGGCGCTCGCCGTGCCGGCCGCCGCGCAGCTCGCCTGCGGCCCGGTGGTCGCCGGGCTCTCCGGCACGGTCAGTCTGGTGGCGGTCCCGGCGAACCTGCTCGCGGTGCCGGCGATCGCGCCGGCCACGGTGCTCGGCGTGGTGTCCGCGGTGCTCTCCCCGGTCTGGCCGGCCGCCGCCGAGTTCGTCGCCTGGCTGGCGAGCTGGCCGGCGTGGTGGCTGGTCAGCGTCGCCCAGTACGGCGCGCGGTTGCCGGCGGGCACGCTGCCCTGGCCGGGCGGGGTCGCCGGCGGGCTGCTGCTGGCGGCGCTGACCGTCGCGTTGCTGGTGGCCGCCCGGCGGACGGTGGTCCGGCGGGCGGTCGCCGTGGTGGGGGTCGCCGCCGTGCTGGGCGCGTTACCGGTGCGCCTGGTGGCGAGCGGGTGGCCGCCGGCGGGCTGGGTGGTGGCGGTGTGCGCGGTCGGCCAGGGCGACCTGGTCGTGCTCCCGGTGGCGGCGGGCCGGGCCGTGGTGGTGGACGCCGGCCCCGACCCGGCCGCCGCCGACGGCTGCCTTCGCCGGCTGGGCGTCCGGCAGGTGTCGCTGCTCGTGGTCAGCCACTTCCACGCCGACCACACCGCCGGTGTCGGCGGGGTGTTCCGGTCGCGGCGGGTGTCGGCGGTGGTGACCCCACGATGGCCGGAGCCGGAGGCCGGGCGGGACCTCGTCCGGTCGGCGGCGACGGTGGGCGGGGCACCGGTGGCGCCGGTCGGTGCCGGGTGGACGTTCCGTGCCGGCCGGGTGGCGCTGGACCTGCTCGGCCCGCCGTACCCGATCCGGGGCACCCGGTCCGACCCGAACAACAACTCGGTGGTGCTGCTCGCCCGGGTGGACGGGGTGCGGATCCTGCTCGCCGGCGACGCCGAGACCGAGGAGCAGCGGGCGATGCTGGACCGGGCACCGTCCGGAACGCTCCGGGTCGACGTGCTGAAGGTGGCCCACCACGGCTCCGCCTACCAGGATCCGGCCTTTCTCGACGCGACCCGTCCGGCGGTGGCGCTGGTGCCGGTCGGCGTCGACAACGACTACGGGCATCCGAATCCGGCCGTGTTGTCCAGGCTGGCCCGGGGCGGTGCCCGGGTGCTGCGGACCGACACCGAGGGGGACCTGGCGGTGGTGACCGTGGACGGGCGCCTGGCGGTGGTGGCACGGGGCGTGGAGCCGGGCCGCCGTCGGTAG